Part of the Anopheles coluzzii chromosome 3, AcolN3, whole genome shotgun sequence genome is shown below.
ACAtgcattaaatttattattatcaatcatttctgttgtttcaattgcacttcgAGCGGTCAGAGAGACACTAAAGGCGGGGAAGTTGAAGGAATGGAACATGATGGCGAAAATCGTATCTTAATCCTATGCATAACCTATCCTACCCATTTTTAAAGGTTACAAAACATGTGGGAGGCCTCAttccttcatttgatcagcgtttggccatttttctgacactaATTTTGTGTCAAACTGTCAACTAAGCAGCCATTCTTTACCATTTATCTAACGAAAGAAGCGGTTTAATGTCCACAAAATCAAATATAACCCAGGAATCAGTGCATTTTATGATGGCTAATAAGATCAGGAAAAGTTATGGGTCACATTTGGTTGATGGGTCATGTTTCAATTCAATGTATCTGGTCATGTTATGACTTGAACGCATGAGTTgttacaaaaatgttttgtttagatAATACCATCCGACGAATGTGGCCAAATCTGGTAATCagcatcaaataattaatgaattcATTTGAAATTAGGCTCTACTAACATATTGAAACAATTATAACTCGTCAAGGTGATACCGCCGCCGTCcagtaaaaagaaaatagtCTATTAAGATGCAGCAGCATAATCTCGCATAATGGTAGCACGATCGTATCATGATACTGGGGCTCAGTGAGGAAAGGTGAGCTAGAAAAATGAGTCAAATAGAAAGGAAACAAGATCCTGAAATATATTCTTCcatgttttatgtactttGAGTACCAGTTCGGAGAAATTGTGCTTAAACAGTACCACATGCTTCAAGGTTAGTAGAGCGGGAGAACATACATAGCATTGTAATTTGCCCAAAACACCAAACCAACCGAAACCAAACGATGAAAACAGTATAATAGACTCTCAATGTGATATCAGTTTTTTCAAAGGAACTTATCCACGTGGTCCGGAAATGCAATCTTTCTAACAGAGATTAATTGGAACATGTCTTGTTATAGTTGTAATAGTTGTCAATAATAAACAAGatcatgacattttttgacatttttaacCTTTGTTGTCTAACGCATATTACGCCAAAAACCTGATAGACAAATACGactgttttagttttttaaataatttagttgttattgcactattgtaatgcttattttttagcaataCGTGTGCATTGATGGTCCCCTTGTCAAACCTCATCATCACTTTTAGTATCCCATGCCTGTTGCGGCCATAATATACCTTTTactgtaaaatattcagctagatgattactttttggactgactgtatgtAATACAAATTTAGTGACGAAAGAGTTCTTAAGGACCAAAGTCTCTTTAAATAACTTTTTATATAATCAAATGTACTCGTTGTCTCGAGCTCTATAGTATGTAAActttcaatttaattatgaGAATTCATTCAGGATCAAGTTAAGTTTGGCCATAGTTTCGTTTGTGAAATTAGTCAAAAGTGTTACTTGTCTCTTGCAATAAAGTCGGAACTCACTGGTAAGGATTCGATTGCGTACTAGTGGATTCACACTCGATAGTTTTTTTGACAGACCGCAATTGTGATGAACAGAAATAATCTAGAATAATTTTGTTCAAAAGCTTTGTGAATATTACCCGTTCTACAATAGATTGAGCTAGTAGCTTCTATTTTAGttgaaatatgttttcatATGTACAAGGACTTCAGCTATGTGTTGGTTTCAGCTATGTAAAGTAATTAATTTCCACATATACTGAAACGAAATGAGCATGTAAACTCAGATAAATGTGTTAATTGTAAATTTCGTATAAATGAATGCAGATACCACCTTTTCACCGCATCATGATTTTGGCTCGCATCTCACTTTCATTGGACCAGGATGGCCCAACACCGAAGCTGTGAGGCAATGCTCTGAGGCAAAATAACCTTGCCAGTGTGCTTTAATCTCCCAAAGCTCAAGGTCGTGCAACACTTACTGCtgcacacataaacacacttgtttattcattattcataACGGAAGTTACAGCAGTTATGAGTAATATACCTTAAACATTACATTGGCAAGTATTTATACGGAGTTACCTTTCTTGCACCTGAACGTTAAAGGGCTGAATGGGGCTGTTTGACCATTCGGTTAGTTTAATACCAAATAACCGTTACAAGCGCACATGAAAGCTGTGTACCATCCACAATTGATGATTACTACGGCATCACCCTGAATCTCAAGAAATccccaaacaaaaatcattacaGGTCCTTTCACTTTACACCTTGTGcaataatgtaaaaaacataatcggcttttgcttcctttcatTCACTGCCTCCCGCTATCCTTACCTCACCGCCAGAATGCAAATGCTTCTGTAATGCGAACAATTGTTGTAAAACACTTTTGTATGGCTCTATTGTAAACAACATAACATGCATCTAACTATACATTTGGAACAACTTAAATTGTCGGTTATCATTGGAAGATATGTGAGAAATGATAAAGTGGGATACGATAAGAGAATGAAGGAGTGAACGAGTCGCACAACATATCGAAGGGGTCTACGCCTGTTTTACCTTGGTACATTTGATTGCTGGTGTCTCAGTTTATGAGCTGGGCGGCTTTACCagatttttaacatttataCTTTTAACTGGAACCACGACCAGGCGATCACTGCTGTACGCATATGGCTGCGACGCAATTTTGCGCACATGGTGTACACAAGTTTATGGCTGGTAGGGTTGTGTCGTTGGTAGGAAGGAAGCTTTATCATCAAAGCAATCGGGTAACGGGTCCCAAGATCGTTGATCCATCGGGTAACAGTAGTATTTTGCGAAGCGGGCAATCTCAACAATTTTTCAAGGTCCTGATGAATTTAATGCCCCTGACCGAGCAAAATCCTCATGGCGTTGCACTTAACAGGAAGGATTGGAGTAATCATTGCACTGCcagcattgcattgcattggTTCTTTAATTGCAGTACTGGTTTTAGTGATCCAAACCACTGGCTGTTTGATACTATTTGATGAAACAACGAAAACTTGATTTGTAAAGATTTGTCAACAATATCAAGTACATTTTGCTAGTGTAATTATTAGCTTAACATTGCCACACAACTCGCAGAaagttattttcttttttgttgttgttgcaccaAACACTGCGTCGTAATTTCAGTATTTCAGCAAGGTGACgttattggttttatttttttctgttgaaaGAACCTCCTCGTTAGTGATCTCATTAGGCATTAGTTAAATAATGGGATCATCAACTTGTTTCGTAAGGCTTAGGCCGATGCAGCCTGAAAGGTGCCGATCATCATTAGTCACACCTGATGGACGCACTTCCTCCCATGATGCTTTATCACGCAGGTGAAACGTATGAGAAAATGTTTTACCACTTGGTTGGGCCAGCCAAATTATTGCCTCTTTTTTAAGATTCATTTATTCACTGTGAACGAGAGGTTTGAATTAGACGAAGCTTTATCTTTTTACTTGTAGCTGAAGCTATTTGCATACTATTCTATAAATCATGATGATTTATTTGCTCCTAAACGTCTTTGAAAAAAGGGCGATTATTTTTTCTAACATGTTGTGAATGTATGTTTTGCGTTGTTTGGGGAAGGATGTATAAAAAAACCTCACCACCTGCAgttttgttgttcattttcGCAGTTACATAATAATGATGCTTCACTTTGGGTATACAAAATTCTTCACGTACCACCAGCattgaaaattaataaaataaacaatttgtTAGCGTACAAGGTTTCGCGAAAGAATCTTACATCCTGTTATCGTAATGTTTACGTAGACTGTAGAATAAACTAAGTTTTTTGCTCTATTTACCTACGATGACAAACCAAAGCGAATAATAAGGGAcaatgggattttttttgttatgattcTCAGACTGCGTTATTCCTCCCACACATCAATCTATTTTGCATAATTCACAACACCATGCCAACCAATTCATTCTTCAGTTTTTCTGCGCATTCTGGCGGTGGCACCGATAGGCAGTTACAACTCACGCTAATTTGCTTACCATCGCGATCAACCAACCATTGCAAACTGTTACCCAGCAAAGGTAACGCAGGAGGGCCTGGAATACGATTGATGTGTTTGGCGACCTCCGCTCGCTGACGGTAGAAGATAACGGTGGAAGCTGCTACTGTCAGCATCACTATCCAAGCAGTCGGGGACAATAGCTGAAGTGCATTTGGCACGAGATCACTCCACAAGATCGAACTCATCGCTACAATATTGATGTGCTTCCGTTAACAGAAAATgctattattttcttttatagaGCCTTTTCAAACAgtcaaataaatcatttacaCCATTCACACTATACATTCAATTGATCCTTTCGCACTGAATATACATTTGGGGAAGGACTTGTCCAGCATCCACTTTAAACTCTCCTCTTCAGCTCACTGTCTTAATCGTACTAAACGTTGCTCAGCATCTCGTCGTTGCCTTTATATTGGCGTTGCCTCTTGCTTCAGCACCATTGGCGCACTCGCGGTAGTATACGACAGCGGAATCGTGAGCATGACCATCGGGTGAGcagcattattattatttgagaAATGGGTGAAAATGGTATAAGCAAACGAAGCTGCTCAATGGATAATGtataattgtgtgtgtgtgtgtgtgtgtgagagagagagagagagagagagagagagagagagagagagagagagagagagagagagagagagagaaatacaGAGATAgggcagaaaaaaatatctcaCCTACAATGATAAGGATTGTTTGGTACACTTTTTGGTTTCCTTGAAATTGGATAGATCTCTCATGGTATAAACAAGTTTTagaaattggttttatttaatcAAGCTCTGGACACAATTACACCAGCAGAGAGAAAGACACAACTTCTGTATCATGCATAATTACCCACAGCTTTCATTATCGATGCACAGCTTAGCTACAGTAATAATTAAATGAGGATGTTGCTAACGGTTGGCAAATCCTGGCTGCAAACAAAAGCTGATAAAAGATgataaaaaagttaaaattgtCCTGTTTTATTTCGTGTATTCGTTGGTAAGTTGCATTTGCACCGATTTATTTATAATCAACTTCTACTCCTAACGTAATTACTTGTTTTTGGTAAATacaaaagcagcaacaaatcGAAGGAATTGTGTCCTTTATACATATTACGTTGAAGcagagaaaaatgaaaaccagAAAAGTAAATTGATAATAGGAGGGTACTGGTTCCTATCGCAAAGGGGGTTTGCTGATCGACTTCTTTTGTAGTGGCGCCATCTATTATAGAGTAGCTGTACTATATGCATTTTGTGCTTGCGGTTGCATGTTCATTTGCTCTATTTTGCTGCAAAGAAGATaagacttttttttcaatatattcCCAAACTGTACATGAGTCGTATTTCCTATTAAATATGACGTTTGGTTTGTGTAAATGCGTACAAAAATGTTCAAGCAACAAATATTCCTGCAAAAAATCTATTGGTTTGTCTTGCAGCAAAAAATGATCTTGATTGGTCTTCCATACGACTTGATAACAAATGATTCCCTATCATTTTCATACACGCAAGCCCAATCgaataatttttaatgtaaattGCTCAAAACAGCGCACAGAAGCCCTTGTTTTGAGTGAAAAGTTCTAAACAGAATGCCAAACCACCGATATCACTACCGAAACAACCGATGTCCTTTGTTACGGTTGCAGACACTTGATTCTAAACCAAAGATATCAAAAGGAAGCTCTAATATAATCTTTAATATAAGTTTGTTGCTAATAAAATAAGTAAGTAAAGATAGCGCTGGACAAATTCAAAGTATGTTTAattacctttctttttttataaaatctaTAGGATGGTCAGGGAAACTTTAACAAAATTCATAAAAGATAAATTTTAACAATCTAGAATTTGTGAATGGTATACTGAGTTTAAGCTTGCGCTGATTTCTCTatattttcttcaaatatttatattaaaaactAAGGATTGATTAACACTGCttaaacaaaatgaacaaacacGAATAACATGTTTTATAGGAATTGtttattgaaatttgattCAACTGGCAAATAGTATTTTACCTCGTTTTAACCTTTTTATTTACTTACATTTTGAGTATTTACGTCCAGCTGAAGCCGATACGCCTTTCCTACCCACGTATATTATCCAAGATCCATTGCAAATACTTGCTGATAGCAATGTACTGTTCTGGAACTGAACAGTAGCTAATGCCCGTCTGCAACCCGTAGAGCAAGTATCGGTTAGATTTCTTCTCTATGGCCTGTATCGCCGATCCTGGCTGATAATCATTGCATTGCGGCGATCGGGAAGGATCGTTTATATTGCGAGCGCAAATGGTTCTGCTATCGATCTGCTTCGACGCTTCGGATGCATAGCTAGATGCTTGAAATTCGGCCCGACACTTGTTCAAGTCGATTGCTTCCAGCAGTGCTCGTTGCAGTATGCGCGCGTCAGATCCACTCTCCTTCCAGCCCGTCATGATGTACCGGTTGTACAGACGTTCACGCTGCTGAGGAGTGACCGGCAGACAGATCGACTCAATATGATCTCGCCGACCGATCACAGCGGGAACGGTTAGCCGGGCTAGTACTAGATTATCTTTGCGAAATAGTTGCCCCACGGACACCGTCTGCACGCCGGATACACATTGCTCTCGTCCGTCTATAGTGCCGCAGTCCTTTGTCTTGCTCGTATCGTAATCGCCTAGTGTCACACTGATTTCATCCCTGGCAGAAATGGCGCAAAATGCATGGTGATTGAAATTGGAGTATTATTATGGTATGACCCCTCCACTGTATCTCATACTCACTGTAAATCGACACAATTGGTCGTGAGAACGTAGTTTCGATTCAGCAAGACTCCGTTACAGGGGACGTACTCGGAATCAACGAACGGGTGGCGCAGTGTCACCATCCAAGGATATTGCTTAAAGATGGGTTTACGATCCTCACCGAACTCGTATATATGCTCGTTCCGTCCACAGTTCCCCTGGTTGATGAGGCGGATGTTGGGATGTCCCAGTATCGGATCGTCGATTCCACTGTTTGGTGTATTTTCGTACAACCAGTCGATGTATTGCGAAGCGTCCGTAAACCCGAT
Proteins encoded:
- the LOC120957120 gene encoding uncharacterized protein LOC120957120 is translated as MVREMVPWQVAGIFAILLLHNVCYSFAQDELQIKDFNDNECGKRLAQREGLVKGGYSTRPGDWPWHVALYQRGINSDGFEYACGGSIVHRYLVLTAAHCVTFAASRRKIPTENLQLKMGRFNLSNDAEEHAEEFSVIETIVHVGFRPTTFENDIAILRVEIPIIFNDYIQPVCLWKRDDGFVLPSVHDQSGTVVGWGLSEENRLGAVLNEALMPVVDSLTCLASDRAFFGRLLYSKAFCAGYKNGTGVCNGDSGGGMFFQFQNRWYLKGVVSFSNTIDATGVCNLKQYIGFTDASQYIDWLYENTPNSGIDDPILGHPNIRLINQGNCGRNEHIYEFGEDRKPIFKQYPWMVTLRHPFVDSEYVPCNGVLLNRNYVLTTNCVDLQDEISVTLGDYDTSKTKDCGTIDGREQCVSGVQTVSVGQLFRKDNLVLARLTVPAVIGRRDHIESICLPVTPQQRERLYNRYIMTGWKESGSDARILQRALLEAIDLNKCRAEFQASSYASEASKQIDSRTICARNINDPSRSPQCNDYQPGSAIQAIEKKSNRYLLYGLQTGISYCSVPEQYIAISKYLQWILDNIRG